One part of the Patescibacteria group bacterium genome encodes these proteins:
- a CDS encoding M48 family metallopeptidase: protein MTTYSLINTNKRRSVFLIAIFIIIILALGWIFSTAYQAGPGVLLLAILFSLGMTLVGYYSGDKVALWTAGAVSVTKEQNPYLVRMVENLAITAGLPLPRVYVIPDEMINAFATGRDPQHASIAVTAGAIEKLENEELEGVLAHELSHVGNYDIRFMTLVAVLVGIIGLLAHWFLRFNIFGGRRSSSDRGGNAAGILMIIGLVLSILAPIAATLIQLAISRKREFLADASGVQLTRYPEGLARALEKIGQQDGRLASASNATAHLFIANPFGAMHAHGLSKMFSTHPPIEERIAQLRKI from the coding sequence ATGACTACATATTCTCTAATCAACACCAACAAACGTCGCAGCGTGTTTCTCATTGCAATTTTTATCATCATCATCCTGGCTTTGGGGTGGATCTTCAGCACGGCCTACCAAGCTGGTCCTGGGGTTTTGCTGCTGGCCATCCTCTTCTCCTTGGGCATGACCTTGGTGGGCTACTACTCTGGTGACAAGGTTGCGTTGTGGACTGCTGGCGCAGTGTCAGTGACCAAAGAGCAAAACCCATACCTGGTGCGCATGGTGGAAAACTTAGCCATCACTGCTGGCCTTCCCCTTCCCCGGGTGTACGTCATCCCCGACGAGATGATCAATGCGTTTGCTACCGGCCGAGATCCGCAGCACGCATCCATTGCCGTGACCGCCGGAGCAATTGAAAAACTGGAGAACGAAGAACTGGAAGGTGTGCTTGCCCACGAACTTTCGCACGTCGGGAACTACGACATTCGCTTCATGACCTTGGTGGCTGTCCTGGTGGGTATCATTGGTTTGCTCGCCCACTGGTTCCTCCGCTTCAACATTTTCGGCGGCCGACGCTCCAGCTCTGACCGCGGCGGAAACGCTGCAGGGATTTTGATGATCATTGGCTTGGTGCTGTCCATTCTGGCGCCCATAGCCGCCACGCTCATCCAGCTGGCGATCTCACGCAAGCGAGAATTTTTGGCTGACGCATCTGGCGTGCAACTCACCCGCTACCCAGAAGGCTTAGCCCGCGCTTTGGAAAAAATTGGCCAGCAAGACGGACGCTTAGCATCAGCGAGCAATGCCACGGCGCATCTCTTCATTGCCAACCCATTTGGCGCCATGCACGCACATGGGCTAAGTAAAATGTTCTCCACCCACCCGCCAATTGAGGAACGGATAGCGCAGCTGCGGAAAATATAG
- a CDS encoding LemA family protein produces the protein MTIVWIIIALAAIIVLWLWATYNGLVKLKNQTEEAWSDIDVQLKRRYDLIPNLVNTVKGYATHEQQIFENVTKARAAAMGAQGFADKSKAENMLTDTLKSLFAVAENYPNLKANENFAKLQDELSDTENKIQASRRFYNGNVRDLNTKIETFPTNMIASSFGFAKREFFELAEDEKAAAGKPVEVKF, from the coding sequence ATGACCATTGTCTGGATTATCATTGCCCTCGCTGCCATCATTGTCTTGTGGTTGTGGGCTACGTACAATGGCTTAGTGAAACTCAAGAACCAGACGGAAGAAGCCTGGTCGGATATTGACGTGCAGCTGAAGCGCCGGTATGACCTGATTCCCAACCTGGTGAACACGGTGAAAGGCTACGCCACGCATGAGCAGCAGATTTTTGAGAACGTGACCAAAGCTCGCGCTGCAGCCATGGGTGCCCAGGGCTTTGCGGACAAGTCCAAAGCCGAGAACATGCTGACCGACACCCTGAAGTCCTTGTTCGCGGTGGCGGAAAATTACCCCAACCTGAAGGCCAACGAGAACTTTGCGAAGCTCCAGGATGAACTGTCTGACACGGAGAACAAGATCCAAGCCTCTCGCCGGTTCTACAACGGCAACGTGCGTGACCTGAACACGAAGATTGAAACCTTCCCCACCAACATGATTGCGTCCAGCTTTGGCTTTGCCAAACGGGAATTCTTTGAACTGGCGGAGGATGAGAAGGCCGCGGCGGGGAAGCCCGTGGAAGTGAAATTCTAG
- a CDS encoding Ig-like domain-containing protein — MQTQVFQKIAHPWLLGVSLLVVGIFAGAGIQMLKAQTTPFTEPTCNPGEACNPNAPLLGSSSSTQTISSDLNLNGNLALQTGKQLQTAVGYAGMPINVTTTDNFTIVANTSSGVHSAMQANGTGSATGLWATSVNGNAIRAIATGSGLAGYFQGNVDIGSLTNAGSLRLPNGGITASNTISGGRLHSTSGASILGGVGITGGLTVNGQPVAVGETRHTVLYASLAAAAGTNTTFTGSQIVGSSASFRLVSYQVFSTSTAAAYATNRTWAPASALVASLYTECSASAFSGSLKVTNNSGQAISVRVMVTYQTDPVPCGNPDVTPPTVSISSPISGTPVTGATSITITASDVVSNPIQLYELLINGNVVATSTTSGTFSHDFTNYPFSPPNITVSGRATDNAGNKATSLPIEVSHTNALCSPACTGITSCIYFGCTGPTDYRCWDPNLSHTCGGGGPGET, encoded by the coding sequence ATGCAAACACAGGTTTTCCAAAAAATTGCCCACCCCTGGCTGCTTGGCGTGTCTTTGCTTGTGGTGGGTATTTTTGCCGGTGCCGGAATCCAGATGTTGAAAGCGCAAACCACACCTTTCACTGAGCCGACGTGCAATCCAGGTGAAGCCTGCAATCCCAATGCCCCGTTGCTCGGTTCTTCTAGTTCGACACAGACAATTTCTAGTGATTTAAATTTGAACGGAAATCTAGCCTTGCAAACTGGGAAACAACTCCAAACTGCAGTGGGTTATGCCGGTATGCCAATTAATGTCACAACCACAGATAATTTTACCATTGTTGCAAATACGAGCAGTGGTGTACATTCTGCGATGCAGGCGAATGGGACTGGCAGCGCTACGGGTTTATGGGCAACCTCAGTGAACGGAAATGCAATACGCGCAATTGCAACTGGCTCTGGGTTAGCTGGGTACTTTCAAGGGAATGTTGATATTGGGTCACTCACGAATGCTGGTAGCTTGCGCCTTCCAAATGGCGGAATTACGGCCAGTAATACTATCTCCGGCGGACGACTTCATTCCACCAGCGGGGCGTCCATTTTAGGTGGCGTTGGCATTACCGGTGGTTTGACGGTTAATGGCCAACCAGTGGCGGTTGGTGAAACGCGGCATACAGTGTTGTATGCAAGTTTAGCTGCTGCAGCTGGTACGAATACGACGTTTACCGGTTCGCAGATTGTTGGCAGCTCAGCGTCATTTCGGCTGGTTTCGTACCAAGTTTTTTCAACGAGCACTGCCGCGGCTTACGCAACAAATCGAACCTGGGCACCCGCAAGCGCACTCGTTGCATCGCTGTATACCGAGTGTAGTGCCAGCGCATTTTCTGGTTCGCTGAAGGTGACTAATAATTCTGGGCAAGCAATCTCCGTTCGGGTTATGGTGACCTACCAAACAGATCCAGTACCGTGCGGGAACCCTGACGTTACCCCACCAACAGTGTCAATCAGCTCCCCAATCAGCGGCACACCCGTCACTGGAGCTACATCAATCACCATCACCGCGAGTGACGTGGTTTCCAACCCTATCCAACTGTACGAGTTGTTGATCAATGGTAATGTAGTGGCTACGAGCACAACGAGCGGTACTTTCTCACATGACTTCACTAACTATCCTTTCAGCCCTCCAAATATTACTGTTTCTGGTCGGGCAACAGATAATGCAGGGAATAAGGCCACTTCTTTGCCAATAGAAGTTTCACACACGAATGCACTTTGTAGCCCTGCCTGTACAGGTATTACCTCCTGCATCTACTTTGGGTGCACTGGCCCTACAGATTATCGGTGCTGGGATCCAAACCTCTCACACACTTGTGGCGGAGGCGGTCCTGGTGAGACATAG
- a CDS encoding Ig-like domain-containing protein — protein sequence MQKIVSIPVKPLLWSILGAGLATLFALPIVFAQTFNDPECDPKIDPALCNKETPIFSALNPISTNQIIKTPLQVGEASTPQNLTLRGGLVLGQANAGITRAALAGTAIDVESSDVNAIIAKSSGTAALAANGLAAAGGLTASSINGNALYSYSVSGNAAFFEGKVLIGSTTKPSNVLLQRGNLTLANGNLAVTGALTVNGQPVSTGDNKTVTLTASILGNASRTFSATEIIGSPASGSVGSYRPLWYQAVYAVTGTRTWLPLVPNPAAAPTNLLFTECTGANFTGSLFVRNPSATPVMMKVTFAYKLEATDCSNADVTPPTVTMTAPTNGQNVSGVNFAVTGTHADSGGSGFKQVELFIDGAPTSPAVTYTGASPFSLSWDTTKYSDGQHAVSVRASDNAGNMTTTPAVNVQIVNGAGVACGSLICSGGTPVCCDFLVCNGTTMCISSSDSCAAHTPICS from the coding sequence ATGCAAAAAATCGTTTCCATTCCTGTGAAACCCTTGCTCTGGTCCATTCTTGGTGCCGGCTTGGCCACGTTGTTTGCATTGCCCATTGTCTTTGCCCAAACCTTTAATGACCCCGAGTGCGACCCGAAGATTGACCCGGCGCTGTGCAACAAAGAAACGCCCATTTTCTCGGCGTTGAATCCGATCTCGACGAATCAAATAATCAAAACCCCGTTGCAAGTGGGGGAGGCAAGCACCCCCCAGAACCTCACCTTGCGGGGTGGGTTGGTTTTGGGTCAGGCCAATGCCGGGATTACCCGTGCAGCGTTGGCAGGAACGGCAATTGACGTGGAAAGTAGTGACGTTAATGCGATTATCGCAAAGTCTAGTGGAACAGCTGCTTTAGCGGCGAATGGCTTAGCGGCAGCCGGTGGGTTAACCGCAAGTTCCATTAATGGGAATGCACTGTACTCCTATTCGGTTTCTGGGAATGCTGCTTTTTTTGAAGGGAAGGTGCTTATTGGCTCTACCACAAAACCCAGCAACGTCCTCTTACAGCGTGGCAACCTCACGCTCGCGAATGGTAACTTGGCGGTTACTGGAGCACTGACAGTGAATGGTCAGCCAGTCTCAACTGGAGATAATAAAACAGTCACGCTCACCGCAAGTATTCTTGGTAACGCATCCCGAACATTTTCGGCTACAGAGATTATCGGCAGTCCGGCATCTGGCTCAGTGGGTTCGTACCGGCCACTTTGGTACCAGGCGGTGTACGCGGTCACTGGCACCCGAACGTGGTTACCGCTTGTCCCTAACCCCGCAGCTGCGCCAACGAATTTGCTCTTTACAGAATGTACCGGGGCAAATTTTACGGGCAGCCTTTTCGTTCGCAATCCCAGTGCAACGCCAGTGATGATGAAAGTAACATTTGCGTATAAGTTAGAGGCCACGGATTGCAGCAATGCCGATGTTACCCCGCCAACCGTCACCATGACCGCGCCCACGAATGGCCAAAATGTTTCCGGTGTGAATTTCGCGGTAACCGGCACGCATGCGGATTCGGGTGGCTCGGGTTTCAAACAAGTCGAACTCTTCATTGACGGAGCGCCAACTTCACCAGCTGTGACGTATACCGGTGCGTCGCCGTTTTCACTCAGTTGGGACACCACCAAATACTCTGATGGCCAGCATGCCGTTTCCGTTCGCGCCTCAGACAATGCAGGGAATATGACGACCACGCCGGCAGTGAATGTGCAAATTGTGAATGGTGCTGGCGTTGCCTGCGGAAGCCTCATTTGCAGTGGCGGGACGCCAGTCTGCTGTGACTTCTTGGTCTGCAATGGCACAACCATGTGCATTTCCAGTTCTGATAGTTGCGCCGCACATACCCCAATCTGTAGTTAG
- the pilM gene encoding pilus assembly protein PilM, translated as MPLFQNKQSYLGVDIGGSSIKVVELKAVNARPTLVTYGFAERRSDLLKSSPAEEMRAIAQAIKQVTSAAKITSKQAVTALPSFTVFSSIISLPQMSKKELMSAVKWEAKKFVPMPLEETILDWEVLREDTLAAKMTAANQAAPAKGAAGSNPAPGAGPQKDMKVLLTAAPKNLVRRYMDIFKMADLQLVALETEAFAMERSLIGHDKAPIMIVDIGAVATDIVVFSEGIPMLTRSIDVGGDTITKTIASTLRVSKERAEQFKRDFFIVAEGASQSNIPKAIEFVVNSITNEIRYVLNLYQNQGTGRGIEKIVLAGGSAFLGNLPEYFTKVLNLRAYIGDPWARVSYPVELKSVWNEIGPRFGVAVGLALRQLGT; from the coding sequence ATGCCCCTCTTTCAGAACAAGCAAAGTTACCTCGGTGTGGACATTGGCGGTTCCTCCATTAAGGTGGTGGAACTGAAGGCTGTGAATGCACGGCCAACTTTGGTGACCTATGGGTTTGCAGAGCGGCGGAGCGATTTGCTGAAGAGCAGCCCGGCCGAAGAAATGCGCGCCATAGCTCAAGCCATTAAGCAGGTAACCAGTGCAGCAAAAATTACGTCCAAGCAGGCGGTGACCGCGTTGCCAAGTTTTACGGTGTTTAGTTCCATCATTTCCCTGCCCCAGATGTCCAAGAAGGAGCTGATGTCCGCGGTGAAGTGGGAAGCCAAGAAGTTCGTGCCCATGCCGCTGGAAGAGACGATTTTGGACTGGGAAGTGCTGCGGGAGGATACGCTGGCGGCCAAGATGACCGCAGCGAACCAAGCGGCGCCAGCCAAAGGAGCTGCAGGCTCAAACCCAGCGCCAGGGGCAGGTCCGCAAAAGGATATGAAAGTGTTGCTGACGGCGGCACCCAAGAATTTGGTGCGGCGGTACATGGACATATTCAAAATGGCTGACCTCCAGCTCGTGGCTTTGGAAACCGAGGCGTTTGCCATGGAACGTTCCCTCATTGGGCATGACAAAGCGCCCATTATGATTGTGGACATTGGTGCAGTGGCCACGGACATTGTGGTTTTCAGCGAGGGGATTCCCATGCTCACCCGGTCCATTGACGTGGGTGGGGATACGATTACCAAAACCATTGCCAGCACCCTGCGCGTAAGCAAAGAACGCGCTGAGCAGTTTAAGCGTGACTTCTTCATTGTGGCGGAAGGTGCCAGTCAGAGTAACATCCCCAAAGCCATTGAGTTCGTGGTGAATTCTATTACCAATGAAATTCGGTACGTGCTGAACCTCTACCAGAACCAGGGGACTGGGCGGGGGATTGAGAAAATTGTGCTCGCGGGCGGCTCTGCCTTCCTGGGCAATTTACCAGAGTACTTCACCAAAGTGCTGAACCTCCGTGCGTACATTGGTGACCCGTGGGCTCGGGTGTCTTACCCAGTGGAGCTCAAGTCAGTGTGGAATGAAATTGGCCCGCGGTTTGGGGTGGCAGTTGGTCTTGCCCTTCGTCAGCTTGGCACCTAA
- a CDS encoding ATPase, T2SS/T4P/T4SS family gives MTSPVRQAELKDLGAVLVERKVITATQKAEAERQAQQRRVPVIQILEEQNLVHDEDVAKARSVVFQVPYVELQGKVLSQELLNFVPRDLASNAQMVAYAKEGAKLSVALVDPANFRALEAIEFIARNNNLVLEYAVTSLSSLQSILKQYSSLSAEVQEALAATAGAEKPVTTNLDEISLADKGIEEVIKTAPVSKMVAVILRHAIEGKASDIHIEPTAEGSRVRYRVDGILHTSIKLPPYVHSAIVARIKVISNLKLDETRLPQDGRFHTEVDGKSIDLRVSTLPLMGNEKVVMRILDSTAQKLTLTDLGFVGREKDVLQKSLTSTQGMVLSTGPTGSGKSTTLYTLMGMINKEDINIVTLEDPVEYHMEGVNQSQVNAEVGLSFANGLRSILRQDPDVIMVGEIRDRETAELAVNAALTGHLVFSTLHTNDAFGAVPRLIDMKVEPFLIAASLSTVIAQRLVRRICESCREPIDVPEATHKEVLEVLQNASQSAFPEGVNLKEKFTFMHGKGCQRCGNSGYRGRLVIAEVLEITEQMQDIITGGSKLADIKAEAKRQGVLTMKEDGFVKAILGMTTIEEVLRATQE, from the coding sequence ATGACCAGTCCTGTCCGACAAGCAGAACTGAAGGATTTGGGAGCAGTCCTGGTGGAGCGGAAAGTCATTACTGCTACCCAAAAGGCAGAAGCAGAACGACAAGCACAGCAACGGCGCGTGCCGGTCATTCAGATTTTGGAGGAGCAGAACCTGGTGCATGACGAAGATGTAGCGAAGGCGCGCTCCGTGGTTTTTCAGGTGCCCTACGTGGAATTGCAGGGTAAAGTTTTATCACAGGAATTGCTCAATTTTGTGCCGCGCGATCTGGCCAGCAATGCCCAGATGGTCGCGTACGCCAAGGAGGGCGCCAAACTCTCCGTGGCCCTGGTTGACCCCGCCAACTTCCGGGCGCTGGAAGCCATTGAATTCATTGCCCGAAACAATAATTTGGTTCTGGAGTACGCGGTTACCTCGCTTTCCTCTCTGCAGTCCATCCTGAAGCAGTACTCCAGCCTGAGTGCGGAGGTGCAGGAAGCGCTGGCTGCCACTGCCGGGGCTGAGAAACCCGTCACCACGAACCTGGATGAAATTAGCCTGGCGGACAAGGGGATAGAAGAAGTTATTAAAACTGCGCCGGTATCCAAGATGGTGGCGGTCATTCTCCGGCACGCTATTGAAGGGAAAGCCTCGGACATTCACATTGAACCTACGGCTGAGGGTTCGCGGGTGCGCTATCGCGTGGATGGCATTCTCCACACGTCCATCAAGCTGCCGCCGTACGTGCACTCGGCCATTGTGGCACGCATCAAAGTGATTTCCAACCTCAAGCTGGATGAGACGCGCTTGCCGCAGGATGGTCGCTTCCATACGGAAGTGGATGGGAAGAGCATTGACCTGCGCGTTTCCACTCTCCCGCTGATGGGCAATGAGAAAGTGGTGATGCGTATTCTGGACTCTACCGCTCAGAAACTCACCCTCACCGATCTGGGCTTCGTCGGCCGCGAAAAAGACGTGCTGCAGAAGTCCCTCACCTCCACCCAAGGTATGGTACTCAGTACCGGTCCAACCGGCTCCGGAAAATCCACCACCCTATACACGCTCATGGGGATGATCAACAAAGAAGATATTAACATTGTGACCCTGGAGGATCCGGTGGAGTACCACATGGAGGGGGTGAACCAAAGTCAGGTGAATGCGGAAGTGGGTTTGTCTTTTGCCAACGGGCTGCGCTCCATCCTTCGCCAAGATCCCGACGTGATTATGGTGGGTGAAATTCGGGACCGGGAGACGGCAGAATTAGCCGTGAACGCTGCGCTGACCGGGCACTTGGTCTTTTCCACACTGCACACGAACGACGCCTTTGGCGCAGTGCCTCGGCTCATTGATATGAAAGTTGAACCTTTCCTCATCGCGGCATCACTTTCCACAGTCATTGCCCAGCGCTTGGTGCGCCGAATTTGCGAAAGCTGCCGGGAGCCTATTGACGTGCCAGAGGCAACGCATAAAGAGGTTTTGGAAGTGCTGCAGAATGCCTCCCAAAGTGCCTTTCCAGAAGGAGTGAACCTGAAAGAAAAATTTACATTCATGCATGGGAAGGGCTGCCAACGCTGCGGGAACAGTGGCTACCGAGGTCGGTTGGTCATTGCCGAAGTGCTGGAAATTACCGAGCAGATGCAGGACATTATCACCGGCGGTTCCAAGCTGGCGGACATCAAAGCTGAAGCGAAGCGGCAAGGTGTGCTGACCATGAAAGAGGACGGTTTTGTGAAAGCCATCCTGGGCATGACGACCATTGAAGAAGTGCTACGCGCAACGCAAGAGTAA
- a CDS encoding response regulator: MPTPPKKTAKSKATPSKVKPLILLVEDDTFLAGMYVTKLELEGFRVNLATDGEQALQLVKRELPRIMLLDIVLPKKSGFEVLAAVKADPATKDVPVILLTNLGQKEDVQKGLKLGALDYLIKAHFMPSEVVTKVKRLVK, from the coding sequence ATGCCAACCCCCCCCAAGAAAACCGCCAAATCCAAAGCCACCCCCAGCAAAGTCAAACCGTTAATCCTCCTGGTGGAAGATGATACCTTTCTGGCCGGGATGTACGTGACCAAGCTGGAGCTGGAAGGTTTCCGGGTGAATTTGGCCACCGATGGCGAGCAAGCGCTGCAGCTAGTGAAGAGAGAACTTCCGCGGATCATGCTGCTGGATATCGTCTTGCCGAAGAAGAGCGGATTTGAAGTGCTGGCTGCGGTGAAAGCCGATCCAGCCACCAAAGACGTGCCGGTCATTTTGCTCACCAACTTGGGCCAAAAGGAAGATGTGCAGAAAGGCCTCAAGCTTGGCGCCCTGGACTACCTCATCAAAGCCCACTTCATGCCGTCAGAGGTTGTGACGAAAGTGAAGCGATTGGTGAAATAG
- a CDS encoding ATPase, T2SS/T4P/T4SS family: MLTSEQQAITAILTQATQYRASDVHLVPGSQPMLRVDGKLTPLPDASVLTADQLRGYIEATLTPAQLALLEKERDVRVAISLEGKLRFRLVVAYQKGSLALELRYIPDVLPGVKELGLPPIVEQIPSFTHGLVLLSGPYGSGRTTVLASILQTINLTRACRIVTLERPIEFLLAGEKSVIEQREIGTDVPSVAHGLDLLDREDADVVAISELEKPEDLQATLRSAHAGRLIIATLPADSAVQTLEAMVAAFSLDEQTWARKRLSEALQAVINLRLVPRVGGGRILVSEVLAPSTPIRAGIRDGQFLQLANTLQTSREEGSVSLDRSLAELVRLNEIKPDDAEAVALDPTNFKFMISRS, translated from the coding sequence ATGCTTACTTCCGAGCAACAAGCTATTACCGCAATCCTTACCCAAGCGACGCAATACCGAGCGTCGGATGTGCATTTGGTTCCTGGAAGCCAACCCATGCTGCGGGTGGATGGGAAGCTAACACCCTTGCCAGATGCCAGCGTGCTCACGGCAGACCAACTGCGTGGGTACATTGAGGCAACCCTCACCCCGGCGCAGCTGGCCTTGCTGGAAAAGGAGCGAGATGTTCGCGTTGCCATTTCCCTGGAAGGGAAGCTGCGTTTTCGGCTGGTTGTGGCCTACCAGAAAGGTTCCTTGGCTTTGGAGCTTCGGTACATTCCGGACGTGCTCCCTGGGGTGAAAGAGCTTGGCCTGCCGCCCATTGTGGAGCAGATTCCAAGTTTTACCCACGGCTTGGTCCTGCTCTCCGGTCCGTATGGTTCTGGGCGGACAACTGTTCTGGCGAGCATACTGCAGACCATCAACCTCACCCGCGCTTGCCGCATTGTGACCCTGGAACGGCCAATTGAGTTTCTCCTGGCTGGTGAGAAGAGTGTCATTGAGCAGCGAGAAATTGGTACAGACGTACCCAGCGTTGCGCACGGCTTAGATCTCTTAGACCGGGAGGATGCAGACGTGGTGGCGATTTCGGAATTGGAAAAGCCAGAAGACCTGCAGGCCACGCTCCGCTCCGCGCATGCCGGGCGGCTTATCATTGCCACTCTTCCCGCAGATTCGGCGGTGCAGACACTGGAAGCCATGGTGGCGGCTTTTTCCTTGGATGAGCAGACCTGGGCCCGGAAAAGGCTGTCTGAGGCTCTCCAGGCCGTCATAAACCTGCGTTTGGTGCCCCGGGTGGGCGGTGGACGCATCCTGGTTTCTGAAGTGCTGGCGCCGTCCACCCCCATTCGCGCGGGGATTCGGGATGGGCAGTTCCTTCAGCTGGCAAACACCCTGCAAACCAGCCGTGAGGAGGGGAGCGTGTCGCTCGACCGATCCCTAGCCGAACTGGTACGCTTAAATGAGATCAAGCCAGATGATGCCGAAGCCGTTGCCTTGGATCCCACCAATTTCAAATTCATGATTAGCCGTTCCTAA
- a CDS encoding type II secretion system F family protein, with product MAIYDYRAKNDTGQTVVGAVVAPTDAVAYDTLREKSLTIISLKERKKSAQLFGTDIFNRVSVKEQVIFARQLSVMISANVPIVRALRILVRQTKNVHFKMILSDILDEVDGGAKFSAALARYPQVFNTFFVSMIRSGETTGKLDETLVYLADQKEKDYGVISRVRGAFIYPAVILFAVLAVGIVMVVFVLPKLMEIFLQSETELPFTTKALIAVSDFVRFRWYIVILLIIGIIVAFVAWRRTPGGRRAIDLIKLKVPVAGSIFSMIYLSRMSRALSTLLASGVPISQALAITSEVVGNQTYQRILQATIRDVEDGNSITTQFMKSKSVPLMLSQMMSVGEQSGKMDLVLFKVAQFYENELDGMVRNLVALIEPIILLIMGVGVGFLVSSILMPIYNVSNAIQ from the coding sequence ATGGCCATTTACGACTACCGAGCGAAGAATGATACCGGGCAAACCGTGGTTGGAGCTGTGGTGGCGCCAACCGACGCGGTTGCGTACGATACCCTACGGGAAAAATCCCTGACGATTATTTCGCTGAAAGAGCGGAAGAAGAGCGCGCAACTTTTTGGCACCGACATTTTTAACCGGGTGAGCGTGAAGGAGCAGGTCATCTTTGCCCGGCAGCTCTCGGTGATGATTTCCGCCAACGTGCCCATTGTGCGTGCCTTGCGTATTTTGGTACGGCAAACCAAGAATGTGCACTTCAAAATGATCCTCTCCGACATTCTGGATGAAGTGGATGGTGGCGCAAAATTTTCGGCTGCCCTGGCACGGTACCCACAGGTGTTCAATACGTTCTTCGTCTCCATGATCCGCTCAGGGGAAACCACGGGTAAGCTGGACGAAACCTTGGTGTACTTGGCTGACCAGAAGGAAAAAGATTACGGCGTCATTAGCCGGGTACGAGGTGCCTTCATCTACCCAGCAGTCATCCTCTTTGCCGTTCTGGCTGTAGGTATTGTCATGGTGGTGTTTGTGCTGCCCAAGCTCATGGAAATTTTCTTGCAGAGCGAAACAGAATTACCTTTTACCACCAAGGCGCTTATCGCGGTCAGCGACTTTGTGCGGTTCCGATGGTACATTGTGATTCTGCTCATCATTGGCATTATTGTGGCCTTCGTTGCCTGGCGCCGGACACCTGGTGGCCGCCGGGCAATTGACCTTATCAAACTAAAAGTCCCAGTGGCGGGCAGTATTTTTTCCATGATTTATCTGAGCCGCATGTCCCGGGCGTTGTCCACACTGTTGGCGTCCGGTGTGCCCATTTCCCAAGCCTTAGCCATCACCTCCGAAGTAGTTGGTAACCAAACCTACCAGCGCATTCTCCAAGCCACAATCCGGGATGTAGAAGATGGGAATTCCATCACCACCCAGTTTATGAAGAGCAAGAGCGTGCCCTTGATGCTCAGCCAGATGATGAGCGTGGGTGAGCAGTCTGGGAAAATGGACTTGGTCTTGTTCAAGGTCGCTCAGTTCTATGAGAACGAGCTGGACGGCATGGTCCGCAACCTGGTGGCGCTCATTGAACCAATTATCCTGCTCATCATGGGTGTGGGTGTGGGCTTCCTGGTGTCGTCCATTCTCATGCCAATTTACAACGTGAGCAATGCGATACAGTAA
- a CDS encoding type II secretion system protein has protein sequence MTQRKGFTLIELLVVIAIIGILSAVGLIALNGAREKARDSQRKSDLGQLRTGLALYYDTNNDYPSSDAGTANGHTTDNAEGTNPTLPTAGTGSIATTTVKWVRADSGPIAGFSAAGDLLFDALVAGQKYISRLPAAPNGGANNSMKQYWYASCTTAGAIGNTAYAIATELERPADSTKQMWIVNSTNGTAAETTPAATYCS, from the coding sequence ATGACACAACGAAAAGGTTTTACCCTCATTGAACTTTTGGTGGTCATTGCCATCATTGGTATCCTCTCAGCGGTCGGTTTGATCGCTTTGAACGGTGCTCGTGAAAAGGCACGCGACAGCCAACGTAAGAGCGATTTGGGACAGCTCCGCACGGGTTTGGCGCTGTACTATGACACGAATAATGATTACCCATCGTCAGATGCGGGAACTGCGAATGGCCACACAACAGATAATGCCGAAGGTACAAATCCAACGCTCCCAACAGCCGGAACCGGGTCTATTGCTACAACGACGGTAAAATGGGTTCGCGCAGACTCTGGTCCTATTGCTGGGTTCTCAGCAGCAGGAGACTTGCTGTTCGATGCGTTAGTAGCAGGACAAAAGTATATTTCTCGTTTGCCCGCAGCACCAAATGGTGGAGCGAATAACTCCATGAAGCAGTATTGGTACGCTTCATGTACCACTGCTGGCGCAATAGGCAATACTGCCTACGCGATCGCAACGGAATTGGAACGTCCAGCTGATAGTACAAAACAGATGTGGATAGTAAACTCCACAAATGGTACAGCAGCTGAAACGACGCCCGCAGCAACCTACTGCTCGTAG